The Acidovorax sp. RAC01 genomic sequence CGGGGCACGGCCGACAACAAGGGCCAGCACACCGTGAGCCTTGCTGCACTGGCTCACACCATCGAGGCCCGCGGCGGGCAGCTGGGCTACAACGTGACCCTGCTGCTGGAGATGGGCGAAGAGGCGGGTTCGCCAGGTCTTGGCCCGTTCTGCGAACTGCATCGCGATGCGTTGAAGGCAGACCTGTTTCTGGCGAGCGACGGCCCCCGTGTGAATGCAGCCCGCCCCACCCTCTTCCTGGGGTCACGCGGCGCCATCAACTTTGCGCTCAGCGTGCGCAGCCGCGACAAGGCCTACCACTCGGGCAACTGGGGCGGCGTGCTGGCCAACCCTGCCACGGTGCTGACCCACGCACTGGCCACACTGGTGGACGCCAAAGGCCGCATCTTGGTCAAGGGCCTGCTGCCGCCCGCAGTACCCGACAAGCTGCGCACGGCACTCAGCGATGTCGTGATTGGCGCGGGCGCCGACGACCCGGCGCTCACGCCCGGCTGGGGCGAGCCAGGCCTTACGCCAGCTGAACAGCTGGTGGGGTGGAACACGCTGGAGGTACTGGCGCTGGGCGCAGGCAACGCCCAGCGGCCGATCAACGCCATACCTGCACAGGCCGTGGCGCACTGCCAGCTGCGATTTGTCGTGGGCACCGACTGGCAGAACGTGCAGGCCACGCTGCGCGAGCACCTGGACGCGCATGGATTCCAGGCGGTCGAGATCACCCTGGGCATGCAGTGCGGTGCCACGCGGCTGGATCTGCACAACCCGTGGGTGGACTGGGCGCTGGCCTCGCTGCAAACCAGTGCCGGGCAGCCGGCCACGCTGCTCCCCAACCTGGCGGGATCGCTCCCCAACGACATCTTTGCCGACCAGCTGGGCCTGCCCACGCTGTGGGTCCCCCACTCGTACCCCGCATGCGCCCAGCACGCGCCCAATGAGCACCTGCTGGCCCCCGTGGCGCGTGAAGGCCTGGCGGTAATGGCGGGGCTGTTTTGGGACCTGGGCGAGCCACAGGGCACACCGTGGCGGGAAGGCGCCTTGGCAGCACAAACTACAGAGGATGCCTGAACGGTAAGCAACAACCGCCATAACTGGCGCGGCCCAAGCGAGAGACACCAAGCAAGGGCCGCCCCGCAACGATGGTGTCGTCCCCCCTCATGGGGACAAGGCGCCGCATGCAACTCACGGGGGACGCCTTACA encodes the following:
- a CDS encoding M20 family metallopeptidase, whose amino-acid sequence is MTREQLINSVQRYFDDGRFATDLRRRVAWRTESDTGRLPPELRTYLTDEMVPWLTPLGFTCQVLDNPSPQGGPLLVARRVEDPALPTVLTYGHGDVVNGQDSQWREGLSPWTLTMEGERWYGRGTADNKGQHTVSLAALAHTIEARGGQLGYNVTLLLEMGEEAGSPGLGPFCELHRDALKADLFLASDGPRVNAARPTLFLGSRGAINFALSVRSRDKAYHSGNWGGVLANPATVLTHALATLVDAKGRILVKGLLPPAVPDKLRTALSDVVIGAGADDPALTPGWGEPGLTPAEQLVGWNTLEVLALGAGNAQRPINAIPAQAVAHCQLRFVVGTDWQNVQATLREHLDAHGFQAVEITLGMQCGATRLDLHNPWVDWALASLQTSAGQPATLLPNLAGSLPNDIFADQLGLPTLWVPHSYPACAQHAPNEHLLAPVAREGLAVMAGLFWDLGEPQGTPWREGALAAQTTEDA